From Paenibacillus graminis, a single genomic window includes:
- the tatC gene encoding twin-arginine translocase subunit TatC, with the protein MSLEAEEMSVVDHLTELRRRIIYVLVVFVAGLVAGLFVAKPIYLYLIHADMAQGFVLHAFSFWDGIGMYVKIAMAVSLAVSVPFVVYQLWAFISPGLRPVERSAALRYVPYVFVLFILGIAFAYYIVFPMALSFTITITRSMGLEETYGIAQYFSFMFSLVIPLALLFELPLVVMFLTKLRILNPLRLRKMRRYAYFALVFIAVVITPPDFISDFLVTIPLLILYEFSVFLSSFVYRKQLAMDRELEARYVRKEESR; encoded by the coding sequence ATGTCTCTGGAAGCGGAAGAAATGTCAGTGGTGGATCATCTTACTGAACTGCGCAGACGGATTATTTATGTGCTGGTTGTATTCGTTGCCGGGCTCGTTGCCGGCTTATTCGTTGCCAAACCAATCTATCTCTATCTGATTCACGCCGATATGGCCCAGGGCTTCGTGCTGCATGCTTTCTCCTTCTGGGACGGCATCGGGATGTATGTAAAAATCGCCATGGCTGTTTCGCTGGCTGTATCTGTCCCGTTTGTTGTCTATCAGCTGTGGGCATTCATCAGTCCCGGACTCCGGCCAGTGGAGCGGAGCGCCGCTCTGCGTTACGTGCCTTATGTGTTTGTCCTCTTTATACTCGGCATCGCTTTTGCCTATTATATTGTATTCCCCATGGCGCTGTCGTTCACGATTACAATCACCCGCAGCATGGGGCTGGAAGAAACTTATGGCATTGCGCAGTACTTCAGCTTCATGTTCAGTCTGGTCATTCCGCTGGCGCTGCTGTTTGAGCTTCCGCTTGTCGTCATGTTTCTGACGAAGCTGAGAATTCTTAATCCGCTGCGCTTGCGCAAGATGCGCCGGTACGCTTATTTCGCGCTTGTCTTTATCGCCGTGGTCATCACGCCGCCGGATTTCATCTCGGATTTTCTCGTCACCATTCCACTGCTGATTCTCTACGAATTCAGTGTGTTTCTGTCATCCTTCGTTTACCGCAAACAGCTTGCCATGGACCGTGAACTGGAGGCCCGTTATGTCAGGAAAGAGGAGTCCCGGTAA